The following are from one region of the Staphylococcus argenteus genome:
- a CDS encoding C47 family peptidase → MNNSCKTRIFNIISIALISLLILSLGAFANNNNAKADSQSKQLEIKVKSDKVPQKVDDLAHQQFSGYAKALDKQNNTQSSKYELGEAFKIYKFNGEEDNSYYYPVIKDGKIVYILTLSPKNKDDLNKSKDDRNYSVKISNFIAKELNEIKDKDTNITVLTDEKGFYFEEDGKVRLVKATPLVNNIKEKESSKTVSPQLKQDLKATVTPSKIEESETIQNEEDQVQYENTLKNFKIREQQFDNTWCAGFSMAALLNATKNTDTYNAHDIMRTLYPNVSEEELVNCSTFPNQMIEFGKSQGRDIHYQEGVPSYNQVDQLTKDNVGIMILAQSVSQNPNDPHLGHALAVVGNAKINDQEKIIYWNPWDTEVSIQDADSSLLHLSFNRDYNWYGSMIGY, encoded by the coding sequence ATGAATAATTCATGTAAAACTAGAATATTCAATATTATAAGCATTGCTCTTATTTCCTTGCTTATTTTATCACTAGGCGCATTTGCCAATAACAATAATGCAAAAGCTGATTCACAATCTAAGCAATTAGAAATCAAAGTTAAAAGTGATAAAGTACCACAAAAAGTTGACGATTTAGCACATCAACAATTTTCTGGTTATGCAAAAGCTTTAGATAAACAAAACAATACACAATCTAGTAAATACGAACTTGGTGAAGCTTTTAAAATATATAAATTTAATGGCGAGGAAGATAATAGTTATTATTATCCAGTCATAAAAGATGGCAAAATTGTCTACATTTTAACATTAAGCCCTAAAAACAAAGATGATTTAAACAAATCAAAAGATGATAGAAATTATAGCGTAAAAATTTCAAACTTTATTGCTAAAGAATTAAACGAAATTAAAGATAAAGACACTAATATCACAGTTCTTACTGATGAAAAAGGTTTTTACTTTGAGGAAGATGGCAAAGTTAGATTAGTAAAAGCAACGCCTTTAGTTAATAATATAAAAGAAAAAGAAAGTAGTAAAACTGTTTCACCACAATTGAAACAAGATTTGAAAGCAACAGTTACTCCTTCTAAAATTGAAGAAAGTGAAACTATCCAAAATGAAGAGGATCAAGTTCAATATGAAAACACTTTAAAAAACTTCAAAATTAGAGAGCAACAATTCGATAATACTTGGTGTGCTGGTTTCAGTATGGCAGCATTATTAAATGCAACTAAAAACACAGACACTTATAATGCACATGATATTATGCGCACATTATATCCAAATGTGAGTGAAGAAGAACTTGTAAATTGTTCAACTTTCCCTAATCAAATGATTGAATTTGGAAAATCACAAGGTAGAGATATTCACTATCAAGAAGGTGTCCCATCATATAATCAAGTTGACCAACTTACTAAAGATAATGTAGGTATTATGATTCTTGCACAAAGCGTATCTCAAAATCCTAATGATCCGCATTTAGGTCATGCTCTTGCAGTTGTAGGTAACGCTAAAATTAATGACCAAGAAAAAATCATCTATTGGAATCCTTGGGATACTGAAGTGTCAATTCAAGATGCTGACTCTAGTCTATTACACTTATCATTCAACCGCGATTACAACTGGTATGGTTCAATGATCGGTTATTAA
- a CDS encoding cysteine protease inhibitor staphostatin B: protein MYQLQFINFIYDKSNLTHLEQNNINLFIGNWSNHQLQKTICIRHGDNTSQNQYRILFIDTAHQRIKFSPLHHDQIIYILDYDDSQHILMQTSSEDGIGTSRPILYERLI, encoded by the coding sequence ATGTATCAATTACAATTTATAAATTTCATTTATGACAAATCGAATTTGACTCACCTTGAACAAAATAATATAAATTTATTCATTGGTAATTGGAGTAATCATCAATTACAAAAAACAATTTGTATTAGACATGGTGATAATACAAGTCAAAATCAATATCGTATACTTTTTATTGATACTGCCCATCAAAGAATTAAGTTTTCACCCTTACACCATGATCAAATCATTTATATTCTAGATTATGATGATTCACAACATATATTAATGCAAACTTCATCTGAAGATGGCATTGGGACTTCAAGACCAATATTATATGAAAGATTAATTTAA
- a CDS encoding 1,4-dihydroxy-2-naphthoate polyprenyltransferase: MSNQYQQYSTVKKYWHLMRPHTLTASVVPVLVGTAASKIYFLGSEDHIKITLFVAMLLACLLIQAATNMFNEYYDYKKGLDDHESVGIGGAIVRNGMSPQLVLRLAIAFYIVAALLGIFLAVNTSFWLLPVGLVCMAVGYLYTGGPFPISWTPFGELFSGVFMGMFIIVIAFFIQTGNIQNYAIWLSIPIVITIGLINMANNIRDRVKDKASGRKTLPILLGKKASLAFMAIMYFIAYAFIVLTIIVKPGGSLFYLLALLSFPMPVKVIRRFKKNDTPATMMPAMAAAGKTNTFFGVLYALGIYISAIFAGI; the protein is encoded by the coding sequence ATGAGTAATCAATATCAGCAATATTCTACAGTTAAGAAATATTGGCATTTAATGCGTCCTCATACATTAACTGCTTCAGTCGTACCCGTTCTTGTTGGTACCGCAGCATCTAAAATATATTTTCTTGGTAGCGAAGATCATATCAAAATTACTTTGTTTGTTGCCATGTTACTTGCATGCTTACTTATTCAAGCTGCAACAAATATGTTTAACGAATATTATGATTATAAAAAGGGCCTTGATGATCATGAATCCGTAGGCATTGGTGGTGCAATAGTACGTAATGGAATGAGCCCACAACTTGTATTACGCCTAGCCATTGCATTTTATATCGTTGCAGCTTTATTAGGAATCTTTTTAGCTGTTAACACTTCGTTTTGGTTGTTACCTGTTGGATTAGTATGTATGGCAGTTGGTTACCTATATACAGGTGGACCTTTCCCAATTTCTTGGACGCCTTTTGGTGAGCTATTCTCAGGCGTATTTATGGGTATGTTTATAATTGTTATTGCATTCTTTATTCAAACTGGTAATATCCAAAATTATGCTATTTGGTTAAGTATTCCAATTGTTATAACAATCGGTTTAATCAATATGGCTAACAATATTCGTGACCGTGTTAAAGATAAAGCCAGCGGTCGTAAAACTTTACCAATATTACTAGGTAAAAAAGCATCTTTAGCCTTTATGGCAATTATGTATTTTATCGCTTATGCTTTTATAGTTCTAACTATTATTGTTAAGCCTGGAGGCTCACTATTTTACTTACTTGCGTTATTATCATTCCCAATGCCTGTAAAGGTTATCAGACGTTTCAAGAAGAATGATACACCAGCAACAATGATGCCTGCAATGGCTGCTGCCGGTAAAACAAACACATTTTTTGGCGTGCTATATGCATTAGGAATATATATTAGTGCTATATTTGCTGGAATTTAA
- the menD gene encoding 2-succinyl-5-enolpyruvyl-6-hydroxy-3-cyclohexene-1-carboxylic-acid synthase: MGNHKEALTKQVYTFASELYAYGVREVVISPGSRSTPLALAFEAHPNIKTWIHPDERSAAFFAVGLIKGSERPVAILCTSGTAAANYTPAIAESQISRIPLIVLTSDRPHELRSVGAPQAINQVNMFNNYVSYEFDMPLADDSKETIDAIYYQMQIASQYLYGPHKGPIHFNLPFRDPLTPDLTTTDLLKSEIKILPHYQKCINATALKNILSKPKGLIIVGDMQHQEVDQILSYSKMYDLPILADPLSHLRKFDHPNVISTYDLLYRSGLELNVDFVIRVGKPVISKKLNQWLKKTEAFQILVQNNDKIDVFPIAPNISYEISANDFFRSLMDDTIVDRKDWLELWRHLERKARVEINQYLEHATDESAFVGELINKTSDAEALFISNSMPIRDIDNLLLNKNIDIYANRGANGIDGIISTALGMAVHKRITLLIGDLSFYHDMNGLLMSKLNHINMNIVLLNNDGGGIFSYLPQKDSASDYFERLFGTPTGLDFEYAAKLYDFGFKRFKHISEFKNEKLSNEDSTIYEMITNREVNYEQHQILYKKLSEMIHATL, from the coding sequence ATGGGAAATCATAAAGAAGCATTAACTAAGCAAGTATATACATTTGCATCTGAACTTTATGCTTATGGAGTAAGGGAAGTAGTCATCAGTCCGGGGTCACGTTCAACACCGCTTGCACTTGCATTTGAAGCACATCCAAATATTAAAACGTGGATTCATCCTGATGAAAGAAGCGCAGCATTTTTTGCAGTAGGATTAATCAAAGGTAGTGAAAGACCTGTTGCTATTTTATGTACTTCAGGCACGGCAGCAGCTAACTATACACCAGCCATTGCTGAAAGCCAAATTAGTAGAATACCATTAATTGTATTGACGAGTGATCGACCACATGAATTAAGAAGCGTTGGCGCACCTCAAGCAATTAATCAGGTTAATATGTTTAATAATTATGTGAGCTATGAATTTGATATGCCACTAGCCGATGATTCTAAAGAAACAATTGATGCAATTTATTATCAAATGCAAATTGCTAGTCAGTATTTGTATGGACCACATAAAGGACCAATTCATTTCAATTTACCATTTAGAGATCCATTGACACCAGACTTAACGACGACGGATTTACTAAAGTCAGAAATAAAGATTTTGCCACATTACCAAAAATGTATAAATGCAACAGCATTAAAAAATATTTTAAGTAAGCCAAAAGGTCTAATTATTGTAGGCGATATGCAACATCAAGAAGTTGATCAGATTTTATCATATTCAAAAATGTATGATTTGCCGATTTTAGCGGATCCACTAAGTCATTTAAGAAAATTTGATCATCCAAATGTAATCAGTACGTATGATTTATTGTATAGAAGCGGTTTAGAATTAAATGTCGACTTTGTTATACGTGTAGGTAAACCGGTCATTTCTAAGAAGCTGAATCAATGGTTAAAGAAAACGGAAGCATTTCAGATTTTAGTCCAAAATAACGATAAAATCGATGTATTTCCTATAGCACCAAATATTTCTTATGAGATTTCTGCGAATGATTTCTTTAGATCTTTAATGGATGATACAATAGTTGACCGAAAAGATTGGTTGGAATTATGGCGACATCTTGAGAGGAAAGCGCGTGTTGAGATTAACCAGTACCTTGAACATGCTACCGATGAAAGTGCTTTTGTTGGGGAACTGATTAATAAGACGTCAGATGCAGAAGCTTTGTTTATAAGTAATAGTATGCCGATTAGAGATATTGACAATTTATTGTTAAATAAAAATATTGATATTTATGCTAATCGTGGTGCAAATGGCATTGACGGTATTATTTCAACTGCTCTTGGAATGGCAGTACACAAACGTATAACATTATTAATTGGTGATTTATCTTTCTATCATGATATGAATGGACTATTAATGTCCAAATTAAATCATATTAACATGAATATTGTATTGTTGAATAATGATGGTGGTGGTATTTTCTCATATTTACCACAAAAAGATAGTGCTTCAGATTATTTTGAACGCTTATTTGGCACGCCTACAGGTTTAGATTTTGAGTATGCTGCGAAGTTATATGATTTTGGCTTTAAGCGATTTAAACATATTTCAGAATTTAAAAATGAAAAATTATCAAATGAAGATTCGACAATTTATGAAATGATTACAAATAGAGAAGTTAATTATGAGCAGCATCAAATTTTATATAAGAAATTGAGTGAAATGATTCATGCTACATTATAA
- a CDS encoding isochorismate synthase has translation MYDSSKEWVSVEVKLSQSLDPSTLFHLTDNEAGDRFYMRLNDNQTSYFGYKAIQLFKNNFKNKQSIFREWEKLKHEIAFIHPQSGRHHLRIVGGFQFSSHKSDDEWREFGLNHFVLPEVLITTEDEGTFLTYTVQRENFDMDSFKALVEFFNNAIEIDVEDQNGEIIRNEDIYKDDWRQLVEEAIESINKEEKIVLARRRLIKFDKDISIPYILKQAFSKEKNSYIFLLESQDSIFFSQTPEQLLKVNNRILSTKAVAGTIKRSHNEEEDKKHVEAFLKDNKNLVEHRFVVESILHDIEPYITELDYDKTPKILKNDHLYHLYTEIKAPLKDDSYIGLIDNLHPTPALGGYPKAFAIDFIEQKEFGTRGLYGAPVGYIDIYDDCEFIVAIRSMLIKKTQATLFAGCGIVKDSDPDSELAETNLKFSPMMNALGVDMNGKS, from the coding sequence ATATATGACAGCTCTAAGGAATGGGTTTCAGTTGAAGTGAAATTATCACAGTCGCTAGACCCGAGCACATTATTTCATCTCACTGACAATGAGGCAGGAGATCGCTTTTATATGCGTTTGAATGATAATCAAACGTCATATTTTGGTTATAAAGCAATTCAATTATTTAAAAATAATTTTAAAAATAAACAATCTATTTTTAGAGAATGGGAAAAATTAAAGCACGAAATTGCATTTATTCATCCACAATCGGGAAGACATCATCTTCGAATTGTTGGAGGATTTCAATTTTCAAGTCATAAGTCTGATGATGAATGGCGTGAATTTGGATTAAATCATTTCGTTTTACCAGAAGTACTCATTACTACAGAGGACGAGGGTACATTTTTAACATATACAGTACAACGTGAAAATTTTGACATGGATTCATTCAAAGCGTTAGTTGAATTTTTTAATAATGCAATTGAAATAGATGTCGAAGATCAAAATGGGGAAATTATTCGTAACGAAGATATTTATAAAGATGACTGGCGTCAACTTGTTGAAGAAGCAATTGAGTCTATTAATAAAGAAGAAAAAATTGTGCTTGCTCGTAGACGATTAATTAAGTTTGATAAAGATATTAGTATTCCGTATATATTAAAACAGGCTTTTTCTAAAGAAAAAAATAGTTATATATTTTTATTAGAATCACAAGATTCAATTTTCTTTTCACAAACACCAGAACAATTGCTTAAAGTTAATAATCGAATTTTATCGACAAAAGCAGTTGCAGGTACAATTAAACGATCACATAACGAAGAAGAAGATAAAAAACATGTTGAAGCCTTTTTAAAAGATAATAAAAACTTAGTAGAACATCGATTTGTTGTAGAGAGCATCTTACATGATATTGAACCATATATCACAGAATTAGATTATGATAAGACACCTAAAATTCTTAAAAATGATCACTTATATCATTTGTATACTGAAATAAAGGCACCTTTAAAAGACGATTCATATATCGGTTTAATAGACAATTTACATCCAACACCAGCTTTAGGTGGTTATCCTAAAGCCTTTGCAATTGATTTTATTGAGCAAAAAGAATTTGGGACAAGAGGGTTATACGGTGCACCGGTTGGTTATATAGATATATATGATGATTGTGAGTTTATTGTAGCTATACGTTCGATGCTCATAAAAAAAACACAAGCAACATTATTTGCTGGGTGCGGTATTGTTAAGGATTCTGATCCAGACAGTGAATTAGCAGAGACGAATCTTAAATTCTCACCTATGATGAATGCATTAGGAGTCGATATGAATGGGAAATCATAA
- the sspA gene encoding Glu-specific serine endopeptidase SspA, producing MKGKFLKVSSLLVATLTTLTLVNSPSANALSSNSLDSHAKQTQSDKQQSPKIQKGNNLKPIEQREHANVILPNNDRHQIEDTTNGHYAPVTFIQVESATGTFIASGVVVGKDTLLTNKHVVDATHGNPQALTAFPSAKSQDNYPNGGFRAEQITKYTGEGDLAIVKFSPNDKNQHIGEVVKPATMSNNAETQVNQPITVTGYPGDKPVATMWESKGKITYLKGEAMQYDLSTTGGNSGSPVFNDKNEVIGIHWGGVPNEFNGAVFINENVRNFLKENIQDIHFADSDNNNPDQPNNPDNPNNPDQPNNPDQPNNPDNPNNPDQPNNPDNGDNNNSDNPDAA from the coding sequence CCCATCAGCAAATGCGTTATCTTCTAATTCCCTAGATTCTCATGCAAAACAGACGCAATCAGATAAGCAACAATCACCTAAGATTCAAAAAGGTAATAATTTGAAACCAATTGAACAACGCGAACATGCAAATGTTATCTTACCAAATAATGACCGTCATCAAATTGAAGATACGACTAACGGACATTATGCACCTGTTACTTTTATTCAAGTTGAATCAGCTACTGGAACATTTATTGCCTCAGGTGTAGTAGTAGGTAAAGATACACTTTTAACAAATAAACACGTTGTAGACGCTACACATGGTAACCCTCAAGCTTTAACAGCTTTCCCTTCTGCAAAAAGCCAAGATAATTATCCAAACGGTGGTTTCAGAGCTGAACAAATAACTAAATATACTGGTGAAGGCGATTTAGCTATTGTTAAATTCTCTCCAAATGACAAGAACCAACATATCGGCGAAGTAGTTAAACCAGCGACAATGAGCAATAATGCAGAAACACAAGTTAACCAACCAATTACTGTAACTGGTTATCCTGGAGACAAACCTGTAGCGACTATGTGGGAAAGTAAAGGAAAAATCACTTACTTAAAAGGCGAAGCAATGCAATATGACTTAAGTACTACTGGCGGTAACTCTGGTTCACCAGTATTCAACGACAAAAATGAAGTTATTGGAATTCATTGGGGTGGCGTGCCAAATGAATTTAACGGCGCAGTATTTATTAATGAAAATGTACGTAACTTCTTAAAAGAAAATATTCAAGATATTCACTTTGCAGATAGTGATAACAATAATCCTGACCAACCAAATAACCCAGACAATCCAAATAATCCAGATCAACCTAACAACCCTGATCAACCTAACAACCCAGACAATCCTAACAACCCTGACCAACCTAATAACCCTGATAATGGCGATAACAATAACTCAGATAATCCAGATGCAGCATAA
- a CDS encoding ABC transporter substrate-binding protein, protein MSKKVIRLIVTLIVIVIIAAGCGKDTDKNEKEMLTIKDALGTEKITKNPKRIVVLEYSFADYLASLNVKPVGIADDGNAKNITKTVRDKIGKYESVGSRPQPNLEIISKLKPDLIIADVSRHKKIKSELNKIAPTIMLVSGTGDYNENIDSFKTVAKAIGKEKEGEKRLEKHEEILAAVRKKIEHSSLKSAFAFGISNTGMFINNEDTFMGQFLIKMGIKPEVTKDKTAHIGERKGGPYIFLNNEELANLNPKVMILATNGKTDKNRSKFIEPSVWNSLQAVKDHKVYDVDRNKWMQSRGIIASESMADDLEKIVDKIK, encoded by the coding sequence GTGAGTAAGAAAGTTATTAGATTGATAGTTACTTTAATTGTTATAGTAATCATTGCTGCAGGATGCGGGAAAGATACAGATAAAAATGAAAAGGAAATGTTAACAATTAAAGATGCATTGGGGACAGAAAAAATTACGAAAAATCCTAAACGTATTGTCGTGTTAGAGTATAGTTTTGCAGATTATTTAGCTTCATTAAATGTAAAACCAGTGGGCATTGCCGATGATGGGAATGCTAAAAATATTACTAAAACAGTTCGAGATAAAATTGGAAAATATGAATCAGTTGGCTCTAGACCACAACCAAACCTGGAAATTATAAGCAAATTGAAGCCTGATTTAATCATTGCAGATGTTAGTAGACACAAAAAAATCAAGTCAGAATTAAATAAAATAGCACCGACAATTATGTTAGTTAGTGGTACTGGTGATTACAATGAAAATATAGATTCATTTAAAACGGTAGCAAAGGCAATAGGTAAAGAAAAAGAGGGCGAAAAAAGACTTGAAAAGCATGAAGAAATTTTGGCGGCAGTAAGAAAGAAAATCGAACATAGTTCATTGAAATCTGCTTTTGCCTTTGGTATTTCAAACACTGGGATGTTTATAAACAATGAAGATACATTTATGGGGCAATTTTTAATTAAAATGGGTATTAAACCTGAAGTTACGAAAGATAAAACTGCTCATATAGGTGAGCGTAAAGGTGGTCCATACATCTTTTTAAATAATGAAGAACTAGCAAATTTAAATCCTAAAGTTATGATACTTGCAACTAATGGTAAAACTGATAAAAATCGATCTAAATTTATTGAACCTAGTGTGTGGAATTCGTTACAAGCAGTTAAAGATCATAAAGTTTATGATGTGGATAGAAACAAGTGGATGCAATCAAGAGGGATTATTGCGAGTGAAAGTATGGCAGATGATTTAGAAAAAATCGTTGATAAAATAAAATAG
- a CDS encoding SAR1012 family small protein has product MRQFIKKIAKAILIGYVIKFIRQKLSGKSSHSSDNQHK; this is encoded by the coding sequence ATGCGTCAATTCATCAAAAAAATTGCAAAAGCAATTCTAATTGGATATGTCATTAAATTTATTCGACAAAAATTGTCAGGTAAATCATCACATTCTTCAGATAATCAACATAAATAA
- the menH gene encoding 2-succinyl-6-hydroxy-2,4-cyclohexadiene-1-carboxylate synthase yields the protein MLHYKFYEAKVDTSQILILLHGFLSDSRTYRDHIETFTNACHVVTIDLPGHGEDKSPTDVDWSFDYITASLDQILEQFKDKSISMLGYSMGGRVALYYALHGRIKLSKLILESTSPGIKLEADQIERRLIDEARAKVLEIAGIEVFVNDWKKLPLFQTQYQLSEDKQLQIREQRLSQSPIKMAKALRDYGTGQMPNLWSQITELKMPVLILAGEYDEKFVQIAEKMANLISNSKCKLFSAVGHTIHVEDNVEFDTMILGFLKEEQND from the coding sequence ATGCTACATTATAAATTTTACGAAGCGAAAGTCGATACGTCTCAAATATTAATATTGTTACATGGATTTCTAAGTGATAGTCGTACTTATCGTGACCATATAGAAACTTTCACTAATGCTTGTCATGTTGTGACTATAGATTTACCTGGGCATGGTGAAGATAAATCACCCACTGATGTTGATTGGAGCTTTGATTATATTACAGCATCATTAGATCAAATTTTAGAACAATTTAAAGATAAATCGATTTCAATGCTTGGTTATTCTATGGGGGGACGTGTTGCATTGTATTATGCATTACATGGTCGAATTAAATTATCGAAACTTATTTTAGAGAGTACATCACCTGGAATTAAGTTAGAAGCGGATCAAATAGAGCGACGTCTTATAGATGAAGCACGAGCAAAAGTATTAGAAATCGCAGGTATAGAAGTCTTTGTAAATGATTGGAAAAAATTACCGTTATTTCAAACACAATATCAATTATCTGAGGATAAACAACTTCAAATTAGAGAACAACGGCTATCTCAATCACCAATTAAAATGGCAAAAGCATTAAGGGATTATGGTACAGGTCAAATGCCTAATTTATGGTCACAAATAACTGAATTAAAAATGCCAGTATTAATCTTAGCAGGTGAGTATGATGAAAAGTTTGTACAAATAGCTGAAAAAATGGCAAATTTAATTTCGAATAGTAAATGTAAATTATTTTCTGCAGTAGGACATACAATTCATGTGGAAGATAATGTTGAATTTGATACAATGATATTAGGATTTTTAAAGGAGGAGCAAAATGACTAA
- a CDS encoding TM2 domain-containing protein, protein MKVNKAIYVIVALFLGGLGIHKFYADKFGQGLLHLLFFWTGIPTIISIIHAIIIIFTKKADKDGYIVFPK, encoded by the coding sequence ATGAAAGTTAATAAAGCTATTTATGTTATAGTTGCGTTATTTCTTGGAGGTTTAGGGATTCATAAATTCTATGCTGACAAATTTGGTCAAGGTTTGTTACATTTATTATTTTTCTGGACAGGAATTCCTACAATTATATCAATCATTCACGCCATTATTATTATTTTTACTAAAAAGGCTGATAAAGATGGCTATATTGTTTTCCCAAAATAA
- the menB gene encoding 1,4-dihydroxy-2-naphthoyl-CoA synthase, producing the protein MTNRQWETLREYDEIKYEFYEGIAKVTINRPEVRNAFTPKTVAEMIDAFSRARDDQNVSVIVLTGEGDLAFCSGGDQKKRGHGGYVGEDQIPRLNVLDLQRLIRIIPKPVIAMVKGYAVGGGNVLNVVCDLTIAADNAIFGQTGPKVGSFDAGYGSGYLARIVGHKKAREIWYLCRQYNAQEALDMGLVNTVVPLDQVEDETVQWCKEIMKHSPTALRFLKAAMNADTDGLAGLQQMAGDATLLYYTTDEAKEGRDAFKEKRDPDFDQFPKFP; encoded by the coding sequence ATGACTAACAGACAATGGGAAACACTTAGAGAATATGATGAAATTAAATATGAATTTTACGAAGGGATTGCTAAAGTGACGATAAATCGTCCTGAGGTACGCAATGCATTTACGCCAAAAACAGTTGCTGAAATGATTGATGCATTTTCACGTGCACGTGATGATCAAAATGTTTCAGTTATCGTATTAACAGGTGAAGGTGATTTAGCATTCTGTTCTGGTGGAGATCAGAAAAAACGTGGCCATGGTGGTTATGTAGGAGAAGACCAAATTCCTCGCTTAAATGTATTAGATTTACAACGCTTAATTCGTATCATTCCAAAACCGGTTATTGCAATGGTAAAAGGTTATGCAGTAGGTGGCGGAAATGTACTTAATGTCGTATGTGATTTAACAATAGCTGCTGATAATGCAATCTTCGGCCAAACTGGACCTAAAGTAGGCTCATTTGATGCAGGTTATGGTTCAGGATATTTAGCTAGAATCGTTGGACATAAAAAAGCACGTGAAATCTGGTACTTATGTCGTCAATATAATGCACAAGAAGCATTGGATATGGGCTTAGTTAATACAGTTGTACCTTTAGATCAAGTTGAAGACGAAACAGTTCAGTGGTGTAAAGAAATTATGAAACATTCACCAACAGCTTTACGTTTCCTTAAAGCAGCTATGAATGCTGATACTGATGGTTTAGCTGGATTACAACAAATGGCAGGGGATGCAACTTTACTTTATTACACAACTGATGAAGCTAAAGAAGGTCGCGATGCGTTTAAAGAAAAACGCGATCCTGACTTTGATCAATTCCCTAAATTCCCATAA